One region of Longimicrobium sp. genomic DNA includes:
- a CDS encoding transcriptional regulator — MSLAIHPIRTEGDYRAALARVDALMNAEPGTPDGDHLDVLVTLIEAYEARHWPIPAPDPIEAIRVRMEQRNLHPRDLEPMIGSRGRVSEVLSRKRQLTLPMIRRLAKELDLPADVLIQETQGIPARGRDAA, encoded by the coding sequence ATGAGCCTCGCCATTCACCCGATCCGCACCGAAGGGGACTACAGGGCGGCCCTCGCCCGAGTCGACGCCCTGATGAACGCGGAGCCTGGAACCCCGGACGGTGACCATCTGGACGTGCTGGTGACGCTGATCGAGGCGTACGAGGCGCGCCACTGGCCCATTCCGGCGCCCGATCCTATTGAAGCCATCCGCGTGCGCATGGAGCAGCGTAATCTGCATCCGCGTGACTTGGAGCCGATGATTGGCTCCCGCGGCCGCGTTTCTGAGGTGCTCTCTCGCAAGCGCCAGCTGACCCTCCCCATGATCCGCCGACTGGCGAAAGAACTGGATCTTCCCGCGGACGTGCTCATCCAGGAAACGCAGGGAATCCCGGCACGCGGACGCGACGCGGCGTAG
- a CDS encoding response regulator transcription factor: MSSKIRILLADDHAVLRSGLDALLGLEDDFQVVGQAAGGEEAVEKTRLLRPDVVVMDLAMPGMDGLEATRQIAALEIGARVLVLTSQTEDEFLLPVLEAGASGFVRKTSADVDLLTAIRTVAGGEVFLYPSATRVLLRKYQQAREPQPEGPLDKLSEREREVLTLTAEGYSSAEIGKKLFLSPKTVDTYRARMMQKLGLTHRAELVKLALETGMLKPA; encoded by the coding sequence ATGTCATCGAAAATCCGCATCCTGCTTGCCGACGATCACGCCGTGCTGCGCAGCGGGCTCGACGCTCTGCTCGGCCTGGAGGACGACTTCCAGGTCGTGGGGCAGGCGGCCGGCGGCGAGGAGGCGGTGGAAAAGACGCGCCTGCTGCGGCCCGACGTGGTGGTGATGGACCTGGCGATGCCCGGGATGGACGGGCTCGAGGCCACGCGCCAGATCGCCGCCCTGGAGATCGGCGCGCGGGTGCTGGTGCTGACCTCGCAAACCGAGGACGAGTTCCTGCTGCCGGTGCTTGAGGCGGGAGCGAGCGGATTCGTGCGCAAGACGAGTGCGGACGTTGACCTTCTGACCGCCATCCGGACCGTCGCAGGCGGCGAGGTGTTCCTGTATCCCAGCGCCACACGCGTGCTTCTGCGCAAGTACCAGCAGGCGCGCGAGCCGCAGCCAGAGGGGCCGCTCGACAAGCTGAGCGAGCGCGAGCGCGAGGTGCTCACGCTGACTGCCGAGGGCTACAGCAGCGCCGAGATCGGCAAGAAGCTGTTCCTTTCGCCCAAGACGGTGGACACCTACCGCGCCCGGATGATGCAGAAGCTGGGGCTGACCCACCGAGCCGAGCTGGTGAAGCTGGCGCTGGAAACGGGGATGTTGAAGCCGGCGTAA
- a CDS encoding type II toxin-antitoxin system HigB family toxin has product MRIIARSTLRQFWENHPRGAEAETALQVWFSTVQRADWAAPADVKSTYGDASILKDSRVVFNIAGNRFRLVARINYAYWVVYIRFVGTHAEYDDIDAETI; this is encoded by the coding sequence ATGCGTATCATCGCACGAAGCACGTTGCGCCAGTTCTGGGAAAACCACCCTCGAGGTGCAGAGGCCGAGACCGCGCTCCAAGTGTGGTTCAGCACAGTGCAGCGGGCAGACTGGGCGGCTCCGGCCGATGTTAAGTCAACGTACGGTGACGCGAGCATCCTGAAGGACAGCCGCGTCGTATTCAACATCGCCGGAAATCGCTTCAGGCTGGTGGCCCGCATCAACTATGCTTACTGGGTCGTGTACATCCGGTTCGTGGGCACGCACGCAGAGTACGACGACATCGACGCGGAGACGATCTGA
- a CDS encoding CBS domain-containing protein, giving the protein MKTAAARALRATTVRDVMRMQMVTVVPEMTLPELAQTLLESGVRSAPVLAPTGKILGVASQTELVRLSAGSGAAPERLRVRDVMGPVGPTIAPDEPLPRLVRRFVRERVQRALVVENGILLGIVTPIDVLTAIDEAH; this is encoded by the coding sequence ATGAAAACGGCTGCCGCGCGGGCGCTGCGGGCGACCACGGTGCGCGACGTCATGAGGATGCAGATGGTGACCGTCGTCCCCGAGATGACGCTGCCGGAACTTGCGCAGACGCTGCTGGAGTCGGGCGTGCGCTCGGCCCCCGTGCTCGCGCCGACGGGAAAGATCCTGGGCGTGGCGTCGCAGACGGAGCTGGTGCGCCTGTCGGCGGGCTCCGGAGCCGCGCCGGAGCGCCTGCGCGTTCGCGACGTCATGGGGCCGGTGGGCCCCACCATCGCCCCCGACGAGCCCCTGCCCCGCCTGGTCCGGCGCTTCGTCCGCGAGCGGGTGCAGCGCGCGCTCGTCGTGGAAAACGGCATCCTGCTGGGGATCGTCACCCCCATCGACGTGCTGACCGCCATCGACGAAGCGCACTGA